GGTGGTCGGGGTGATCCGGCGGGACCTCTTCGCGGGGGCCCGGTCGAAGAGCATCGTCGCCAGCCCTCGGGGGGTGGGTGGCGCGATCCTCCAGGGCCGGCCGGCGAAGGCCAAGCGCGGTAAGGCGGCACGGCAACTGGTGGTGACCGCCGGCCAGCTGGCCGGCACCCGGATCACCCTCGGCGAGGCCCCGATCACTATCGGTCGCGCCGAGGATTCGACCCTGGTCATCACCGACGATTTCGCGTCGGCCCGGCACGCCCGGCTGGTGCCTCGGGACGGGCAGTGGTTCGTCGAGGACCTCGGCTCGACCAATGGCACTTACCTCGATCGCGGTAAGGTCTCCGGACCCACTCCCGTTCCCCTTGGCGTCCCGATCCGGATCGGACGCACTTCTCTCGAGTTACGGCCATGACCCTGACCCTGCGCTATGCCGCTCAGAGCGACCGCGGTCTGATCCGAGACCTCAACCAGGACTCCGTCTACGCCGGGCCGCGGCTGCTGGCTGTCGCGGA
This window of the Actinoplanes oblitus genome carries:
- a CDS encoding FHA domain-containing protein FhaB/FipA, yielding MPEFVLTVARFGFLILLWIFVFTVVGVIRRDLFAGARSKSIVASPRGVGGAILQGRPAKAKRGKAARQLVVTAGQLAGTRITLGEAPITIGRAEDSTLVITDDFASARHARLVPRDGQWFVEDLGSTNGTYLDRGKVSGPTPVPLGVPIRIGRTSLELRP